From the genome of Verrucomicrobiia bacterium, one region includes:
- a CDS encoding sugar phosphate nucleotidyltransferase: MKPTLLVLAAGMGSRYGGLKQIDPVGPHGETIIDYSIFDALRAGFGKLVFVIRKDLEAQFKEIVGARFESRLPVEYVFQELHQLPAGFSVPPGRTKPWGTTQAILMAAPVINEPFAAINADDFYGADSFQVLARQLQSGSADYSMVGFILRNTLSDFGSVARGVCEVDAAHYLRHIIELTKVERDGAGAKSTAPDGTVTKYTGDEPVSMNMWGFTPAIFPHLEREFTEFLKVNGTAEKTECYIPMTVGQLIRNGQARCRVLRSTASWFGVTYREDRPRVVADIRKLVEQGLYPEKLWT; encoded by the coding sequence ATGAAACCTACTCTTCTCGTTCTCGCCGCCGGCATGGGCAGTCGCTACGGTGGACTTAAACAAATTGATCCTGTCGGTCCGCATGGCGAAACCATCATAGACTACTCGATCTTCGACGCCTTGCGCGCCGGGTTTGGCAAACTCGTTTTTGTCATCCGCAAGGATTTGGAAGCTCAGTTCAAAGAAATCGTGGGCGCGCGCTTCGAATCCCGGCTTCCCGTCGAATACGTTTTCCAGGAATTGCACCAATTACCCGCGGGTTTCAGCGTGCCGCCCGGTCGCACCAAACCGTGGGGAACAACGCAGGCAATTTTGATGGCGGCACCGGTGATCAATGAACCTTTCGCGGCCATTAACGCGGACGATTTTTACGGGGCGGACTCGTTCCAAGTGCTCGCGCGCCAATTGCAATCCGGCAGTGCTGATTATTCGATGGTGGGCTTCATCCTCCGCAACACGTTATCGGATTTTGGCAGCGTAGCGCGCGGGGTTTGCGAAGTGGACGCCGCCCATTATCTGCGGCACATCATCGAACTGACCAAAGTGGAACGCGACGGTGCCGGCGCCAAATCCACCGCTCCGGACGGAACGGTGACGAAATACACGGGTGACGAACCGGTCTCGATGAACATGTGGGGTTTTACTCCGGCCATCTTTCCACACTTGGAGCGGGAATTTACCGAGTTTCTCAAAGTCAACGGCACGGCTGAAAAAACGGAATGTTACATCCCCATGACGGTGGGCCAACTCATCCGCAATGGCCAGGCGCGTTGTCGAGTCCTGCGATCCACGGCTTCGTGGTTTGGCGTTACTTATCGGGAAGATCGTCCGCGGGTCGTTGCCGACATTCGCAAATTAGTCGAGCAAGGCTTGTATCCCGAAAAGCTCTGGACCTGA
- a CDS encoding HU family DNA-binding protein gives MAKALSKSQIAAELAERAGLKKKQASEILEIIAELAYKNAKNSFTLPGIGKLVLVNRKARQGRNPATGETIQIPAKKVVKFRVAKACKDAILGAK, from the coding sequence ATGGCTAAAGCATTGTCCAAATCCCAAATCGCAGCCGAACTCGCCGAGCGAGCGGGTCTGAAAAAGAAACAGGCATCTGAGATCCTCGAAATCATCGCCGAGCTGGCCTACAAGAATGCCAAGAACTCTTTCACCTTGCCCGGCATCGGCAAACTGGTGCTCGTCAACCGCAAGGCACGTCAAGGTCGCAATCCGGCCACCGGCGAAACCATCCAGATTCCCGCGAAGAAGGTCGTCAAGTTCCGCGTCGCCAAAGCCTGTAAGGACGCGATCCTCGGCGCGAAATAA
- a CDS encoding NADH-quinone oxidoreductase subunit A, which translates to MTTSLPNTANDYLPVLGLLVAAAIFAFTPLLLAWLWARFVSPGKPGADKNATYECGLESKGDAWVHFKSEYYLYAIIFLIFDVEAVFLLPFAVAFTGLGLGAFLSLLVFLFLLVVGLLWAWKKGVLTWR; encoded by the coding sequence ATGACGACCTCGCTGCCCAATACTGCCAACGATTATCTGCCGGTGTTGGGACTGTTGGTGGCGGCGGCAATTTTCGCATTCACGCCTTTATTGCTCGCGTGGTTGTGGGCCAGGTTCGTTTCACCGGGCAAACCGGGCGCGGACAAAAACGCCACCTATGAGTGTGGGTTGGAATCCAAGGGCGATGCGTGGGTTCATTTCAAGTCTGAGTATTACCTCTACGCCATCATTTTTCTGATCTTCGATGTCGAGGCCGTGTTCCTGTTGCCGTTTGCCGTGGCGTTTACGGGCCTGGGTCTGGGCGCCTTTTTATCGCTGCTGGTGTTTCTCTTTTTGCTGGTGGTTGGATTGCTCTGGGCTTGGAAGAAAGGCGTGCTGACGTGGAGGTAG
- a CDS encoding NADH-quinone oxidoreductase subunit B, translating into MDAGLKNELQKQGVFTTTLESLYNWGRRNSIWPLQFGLACCAIEMIATTMARYDLARFGAEVFRPSPRQADLMIVAGTVTKKMAPQVVRLYNQMAEPKYVIAMGACAISGGPFKQGYNVLKGIDRFLPVDVHIPGCPPRPEALIHAFMTLQQKIAKQELTGANRPRHLDATAASEFPVPQFGEHDLVPPNNPGVWKAPVIAR; encoded by the coding sequence ATGGATGCCGGCCTCAAAAACGAATTGCAAAAGCAGGGCGTCTTCACGACCACGTTGGAAAGCCTGTACAACTGGGGCCGGCGCAACTCCATCTGGCCTTTGCAATTCGGGCTGGCCTGCTGTGCGATCGAAATGATCGCCACCACCATGGCGCGTTACGACCTCGCGCGGTTTGGCGCGGAAGTGTTCCGCCCGTCGCCGCGTCAGGCTGATTTGATGATCGTCGCCGGCACGGTCACCAAGAAAATGGCGCCCCAAGTGGTGCGGCTTTACAATCAGATGGCCGAACCGAAATACGTCATTGCGATGGGAGCGTGCGCGATTTCTGGCGGCCCGTTCAAGCAAGGCTACAACGTGCTCAAGGGCATTGATCGGTTTCTTCCCGTGGATGTGCATATCCCCGGCTGCCCGCCCCGACCGGAGGCATTGATTCACGCGTTCATGACGCTGCAGCAAAAAATCGCCAAACAGGAATTGACCGGTGCGAACCGCCCGCGCCATCTCGACGCGACGGCGGCGAGTGAATTTCCCGTGCCTCAATTCGGTGAACATGATCTCGTGCCGCCGAATAATCCGGGAGTTTGGAAAGCGCCGGTGATAGCCAGATAA
- a CDS encoding zinc-ribbon domain-containing protein has translation MEKITPKEPKRIANTAIKAEPDLQNQPTVPVTHYFDMERICRNCQKPFIFFAEEQKYWYETLKFPLASDCVRCPKCRKTERALARTRATYERLAGTKSREWRDDLKMAGCALILVENGVFGNRVIQTVRRLLKTTPESDRAQSDYLDLMMRVKQLGKKN, from the coding sequence TTGGAAAAAATCACCCCCAAAGAGCCGAAGCGCATCGCCAATACAGCAATCAAGGCTGAACCTGATTTGCAAAATCAACCGACAGTTCCAGTCACTCACTATTTTGACATGGAGCGGATTTGTCGAAACTGCCAAAAGCCATTCATATTTTTTGCCGAAGAGCAGAAGTATTGGTACGAGACGCTGAAATTTCCTTTGGCTTCTGATTGTGTCCGGTGCCCGAAGTGTCGGAAGACGGAAAGAGCTCTAGCGCGAACCCGCGCCACCTACGAACGACTCGCCGGAACCAAAAGCCGCGAGTGGCGGGATGACCTCAAGATGGCCGGTTGCGCTTTGATCCTTGTTGAAAATGGAGTTTTTGGAAATCGAGTGATTCAAACCGTTCGGAGACTGCTCAAAACGACTCCTGAATCGGATCGCGCGCAAAGTGATTATTTGGATTTGATGATGCGCGTGAAACAACTTGGGAAGAAAAATTGA
- a CDS encoding NADH-quinone oxidoreductase subunit C, translating to METLEQLKSRLDAAVPGATLEIIANDSPSAQHSLLVDASHGLAVAKFLRADAELKLDYCSNVTGVDWPAAELTEKIKVKKVVDGVEKEVEEVKQTQRPAYLEAVYHLYSMEKKHGPVILRLRTEDRDEKNHLPSLTPMWRSCEFQEREIFDLFGIVFDGHPDLRRILMWDGFKDFPMRKDYVEPDDYEYEPTPHDEVLVKAQKHQLPEART from the coding sequence TTGGAAACGCTCGAACAACTTAAATCGCGCCTCGACGCCGCCGTGCCCGGCGCGACGCTGGAAATTATCGCGAACGATTCGCCGTCCGCGCAACATTCGTTGCTGGTGGATGCGTCGCATGGCCTGGCCGTCGCAAAATTTTTGCGCGCCGACGCGGAATTGAAACTGGATTACTGCTCGAACGTCACCGGCGTAGATTGGCCCGCCGCCGAACTAACTGAGAAGATCAAGGTCAAGAAAGTCGTGGACGGCGTGGAGAAGGAGGTCGAGGAAGTGAAGCAGACGCAACGTCCGGCTTATCTCGAAGCGGTCTATCATCTGTACTCGATGGAAAAGAAGCACGGGCCGGTCATCCTGCGGTTGCGGACGGAAGATCGTGACGAGAAAAATCATCTGCCGTCGCTCACGCCGATGTGGCGCAGTTGCGAATTTCAGGAGCGCGAGATTTTCGATTTGTTTGGTATCGTGTTTGATGGACATCCCGATCTGCGCCGCATTTTGATGTGGGATGGATTTAAGGATTTTCCGATGCGCAAAGATTACGTCGAGCCGGATGATTACGAATACGAGCCGACCCCACATGATGAAGTGCTGGTGAAGGCGCAAAAACATCAATTACCGGAGGCGCGTACATGA
- a CDS encoding NADH-quinone oxidoreductase subunit D, translating to MELRPKVDDREGRWLEVAMGPHHPSTHGVFRMDVALDGERVVKLKPVFGYLHRNHEKLAEGMSYLASIPYTDRLDYFCSLTNNWAYALSVEKLAGLQVPERAEYIRVITAELTRLQNHACLAGFLLQDMGASGTPLMYAFREREKILDLFEALTGARMMCNYMRFGGCRCDLPEGWLAQAKQVVAETPRFIDEFENLLATNEILLARTQGIGAVPAGLAINAGITGPMLRAAGVNYDLRKVDRYGIYDRFQFKIPLGAQGDTYDRYFVRMLEMRESVKILEQALAAIPDGPIMDPKSKLRGFRPKPGEAYGRIEAPKGELGFYLISDGGPNPYRYRIRPPSFINLTVLEDLCLGHTVADAVAILGSVDIVLGEVDR from the coding sequence ATGGAGCTGCGGCCCAAAGTCGATGACCGTGAAGGGCGCTGGCTCGAAGTGGCGATGGGGCCGCATCACCCCTCGACCCACGGCGTGTTTCGCATGGACGTGGCGCTGGATGGCGAGCGCGTTGTTAAATTAAAACCCGTCTTCGGCTATCTGCATCGCAACCACGAAAAGCTGGCCGAGGGAATGAGTTATCTGGCGTCCATTCCCTACACGGACCGGCTGGATTATTTTTGTTCGCTGACCAACAACTGGGCGTATGCGTTGAGCGTCGAGAAGCTCGCCGGGTTGCAGGTGCCGGAACGCGCGGAATACATCCGCGTCATCACGGCGGAATTGACGCGACTCCAAAATCACGCCTGTCTGGCGGGTTTTTTATTGCAGGACATGGGCGCCAGCGGCACGCCGTTGATGTACGCGTTCCGCGAACGCGAGAAGATTTTGGATTTGTTCGAGGCGCTGACTGGCGCGCGGATGATGTGCAATTACATGCGTTTCGGTGGTTGCCGCTGTGATTTACCCGAGGGTTGGCTGGCGCAGGCGAAACAAGTCGTGGCAGAAACGCCGCGCTTCATTGACGAGTTTGAGAATTTGCTGGCGACGAACGAGATCCTGCTCGCCCGCACTCAAGGCATTGGGGCGGTGCCGGCGGGATTGGCCATCAATGCCGGCATCACCGGTCCGATGTTGCGCGCCGCCGGCGTGAATTATGATCTGCGCAAAGTGGATCGCTACGGCATTTATGATCGCTTCCAATTCAAAATCCCGCTGGGCGCGCAGGGCGATACGTATGACCGCTATTTCGTGCGCATGTTGGAAATGCGCGAGTCCGTCAAAATTCTGGAACAAGCGCTGGCGGCCATTCCCGACGGTCCGATCATGGATCCCAAATCCAAGTTGCGCGGCTTCCGTCCGAAACCGGGCGAAGCCTACGGTCGCATTGAAGCGCCCAAGGGCGAACTCGGCTTTTATCTGATCAGTGATGGCGGACCGAATCCCTACCGTTATCGAATCCGCCCGCCCAGCTTCATCAACCTCACCGTGCTCGAAGACTTGTGCCTCGGGCACACGGTGGCCGACGCCGTCGCCATTCTGGGCAGCGTGGATATTGTCCTTGGCGAAGTAGATCGCTAA
- a CDS encoding HEAT repeat domain-containing protein, with protein MLNTKLWLLQRGLNSDSAQKRLETVQRIRALKDPAAVNVLIDALRDPEAAVRAEVVAALSDFEGAVALKPLIDMLRDPSDAVQELVAQALKKIGSKAAIDGLVGALLRGTPGVQYHVAQALRALNWTPRNVTEQIPFFIACGDFKRVTMFGSMALGPLTSVLRSGSYERRVAAATALGELGEAAGLKPLLDTLKDHEPMVRVAVVNSLASMGDKQAVPGLISLLRDRVRNVRVAAVTALGQLGDAQAVAPLLKLARDRDWEVRAALAEALGRLGDRAALFAVTELLQDRDAEVRQHAADALGYIGDENSMDCLILAMVDEHMGVRQAAARALASLDPYWERHATAKALVPQLQEAVRHREPGVQFAAVQLIRRITGRRGGELARPPGVMGGDLTGDQVFDVLQILLRDADAEVRLAAVEAVIRLNLPASIPALQSLLNDKNRWVKQTADKGLSALMAER; from the coding sequence ATGCTAAATACGAAGCTCTGGCTGCTGCAACGCGGCTTGAATTCTGATTCAGCGCAAAAGCGATTGGAAACCGTGCAACGCATTCGCGCGCTTAAAGACCCGGCGGCGGTCAACGTGCTGATTGACGCCTTGCGCGATCCCGAAGCCGCCGTGCGCGCGGAAGTCGTCGCCGCGTTGAGCGATTTTGAAGGCGCCGTCGCGCTCAAGCCCTTGATTGACATGTTGCGCGATCCCAGTGACGCCGTGCAGGAACTGGTCGCGCAAGCACTGAAAAAAATCGGCAGCAAGGCGGCGATTGACGGCTTGGTCGGCGCGCTGCTGCGCGGTACGCCTGGCGTGCAATATCACGTAGCCCAGGCGTTGCGCGCGCTGAATTGGACGCCGCGAAATGTCACCGAGCAAATCCCCTTCTTCATCGCTTGTGGCGATTTCAAACGCGTGACCATGTTTGGTTCGATGGCTTTGGGGCCGCTGACCAGCGTGCTGCGGAGCGGGAGCTACGAGCGGCGCGTGGCGGCCGCAACGGCTCTGGGCGAACTGGGCGAAGCCGCCGGACTCAAACCGCTTCTGGACACCTTGAAGGATCACGAGCCGATGGTGCGCGTGGCGGTGGTCAATAGTCTCGCGAGCATGGGCGATAAACAGGCGGTGCCCGGCTTGATTTCGCTCTTGCGCGATCGCGTGCGTAATGTGCGCGTGGCCGCTGTCACCGCGTTGGGGCAGTTGGGGGACGCGCAAGCCGTCGCCCCGCTGCTGAAATTGGCGCGCGATCGTGATTGGGAAGTGCGCGCGGCTTTAGCGGAAGCGCTCGGGCGTTTGGGTGACCGCGCGGCGTTGTTTGCGGTCACGGAGTTGTTGCAAGACCGCGATGCGGAAGTGCGGCAACACGCCGCCGACGCCCTGGGCTATATTGGCGATGAAAATTCGATGGACTGTTTGATTTTGGCGATGGTGGATGAACACATGGGCGTGCGGCAGGCGGCGGCGCGCGCGCTGGCCTCCTTGGATCCGTATTGGGAACGCCATGCCACCGCCAAAGCGTTGGTGCCGCAGTTGCAGGAGGCCGTGCGGCATCGTGAGCCGGGGGTGCAATTTGCCGCCGTGCAATTGATCCGCCGCATCACCGGGCGCCGTGGTGGCGAACTGGCTCGACCGCCCGGCGTGATGGGCGGCGACCTCACCGGCGATCAGGTATTTGACGTGTTGCAAATCCTCTTGCGCGATGCCGATGCGGAAGTGCGTCTTGCTGCGGTGGAAGCGGTCATCCGATTGAATCTGCCCGCGAGTATTCCCGCGCTGCAATCTTTGTTGAACGACAAGAATCGCTGGGTTAAACAGACAGCCGACAAGGGATTATCCGCGCTCATGGCCGAACGATGA
- a CDS encoding response regulator: MSDTGTSATPANGLRRVLFVDDEEPFLETVRELMGVLSQGQWEILTATSASQAFGMLQKQSVDLAVIDMQMGVMDGLQMLSLLNRGYPNVQKVVLTGFVTEKYRTACLSNGAELFLQKPTNPSGWQSLYGILNELLKLHSEEGFRGVLRRVGLQDIIQMECLARSSSILEITNASMTGRIFIETGQIVHAESGSLTGEDAFNHLLALTGGQFVLKPFSEPATRSINGQWEFLLMEAARKSDETREALAANPPEAPAAATITAEAAQLETDGAIDPSRLKVDYSYGAVPIVPPGVATQPQVDELLILSSQGEIIYGWQCHNMDLWVNFFEFVSQRGQRLAQLLPLGDFDRLEIQSGGARAVVLLTPNHGVMVKTRKVAV, from the coding sequence ATGAGTGATACAGGGACATCAGCCACACCCGCCAACGGTTTGCGTCGGGTGCTGTTTGTGGATGACGAAGAACCGTTTTTGGAAACGGTGCGCGAGCTGATGGGCGTGCTGAGTCAGGGCCAATGGGAAATCCTGACCGCCACGAGCGCCAGCCAGGCGTTCGGGATGCTGCAAAAGCAATCGGTGGACCTGGCGGTGATTGACATGCAGATGGGCGTCATGGACGGCTTGCAAATGTTGTCCCTGCTCAACCGCGGCTATCCTAACGTGCAAAAGGTCGTGCTGACCGGCTTCGTGACGGAGAAGTATCGGACCGCCTGTTTAAGCAACGGCGCGGAGCTGTTCCTGCAAAAGCCCACCAACCCCTCCGGTTGGCAGAGCCTTTACGGAATTCTGAACGAACTGCTGAAACTTCATTCCGAGGAAGGTTTCCGTGGTGTGCTCCGGCGCGTCGGTCTGCAGGACATCATTCAGATGGAATGTCTGGCGCGCAGCTCCTCGATCCTGGAAATCACCAACGCCAGCATGACCGGGCGGATCTTCATCGAAACGGGCCAGATCGTTCATGCGGAAAGCGGCTCGCTCACGGGCGAGGACGCGTTCAATCATTTGCTGGCGCTGACCGGCGGCCAGTTCGTGTTGAAACCGTTCAGCGAACCGGCCACGCGTTCGATCAATGGGCAGTGGGAATTCCTATTGATGGAAGCCGCGCGCAAAAGTGATGAAACCCGGGAAGCGCTCGCCGCCAACCCGCCCGAAGCGCCCGCCGCCGCCACCATCACCGCTGAAGCCGCGCAACTGGAAACCGACGGCGCGATTGATCCCTCCAGACTTAAGGTTGACTATTCCTACGGCGCGGTGCCCATCGTGCCGCCGGGCGTCGCCACGCAGCCGCAGGTGGATGAGTTGTTGATCCTTTCCAGCCAGGGCGAAATTATTTATGGGTGGCAGTGTCACAACATGGATTTGTGGGTGAATTTTTTTGAGTTTGTTTCCCAACGCGGCCAGCGTCTGGCGCAACTGTTGCCGCTGGGTGATTTTGACCGTTTGGAAATCCAAAGCGGCGGCGCGCGTGCCGTGGTGCTACTGACTCCCAATCACGGCGTCATGGTCAAAACCCGAAAGGTGGCGGTCTGA
- a CDS encoding iron-containing alcohol dehydrogenase: MNFEFATTTRTIFGAGKLAELGDLAVGFGSRALLVTGARSTPTRTILSLLQRVGIQATPYAVASEPTIAMVEAGLALGRTTQSDFVIACGGGSVLDTGKAIAALLANAGAVRDYLEIVGSGRKLTRSSRPFIAIPTTSGTGTEVTRNAVLSVPEQRIKVSLRSALMLPTVALIDPELTYALPPKLTASSGMDALTQLIEPFVCRRANPLTDAICREGIPLAAKSLPQAFHDGTNSVARANLSLASWFGGLALANAGLGAVHGLAGPIGGMFPAPHGAICAALLPHVMAMNIRALERNDASRERYDEVARILTGNASASALAGVDWVAGLVRDLRIPGLSAYGISRRHTAELVAKAAQASSMKANPVALSAAELSAVLSAAL, encoded by the coding sequence ATGAACTTTGAATTTGCCACCACTACCAGAACCATTTTTGGCGCCGGCAAACTCGCCGAACTGGGAGACCTTGCGGTTGGATTTGGTTCGCGAGCGCTATTGGTAACCGGCGCGCGTTCCACTCCAACCCGGACGATTCTATCGCTATTGCAGCGGGTGGGGATTCAGGCGACGCCCTATGCGGTCGCTTCGGAACCCACCATCGCCATGGTTGAAGCAGGCCTGGCGCTTGGCCGGACAACGCAAAGTGATTTCGTAATCGCCTGTGGCGGCGGCAGCGTGTTGGATACCGGCAAGGCCATCGCCGCTTTGCTCGCCAATGCAGGAGCAGTGCGGGACTACCTGGAAATCGTTGGGAGCGGAAGGAAGTTGACCCGATCATCGCGACCGTTCATCGCCATTCCCACCACGTCCGGCACCGGTACTGAAGTGACTCGCAACGCCGTTCTCAGCGTGCCTGAACAGCGAATCAAAGTCAGCTTGCGCAGCGCGTTGATGCTGCCGACGGTGGCGTTGATTGATCCGGAATTGACGTATGCGCTTCCGCCCAAGTTGACGGCCAGCAGTGGAATGGATGCGCTGACGCAGCTCATCGAGCCGTTTGTGTGTCGTCGCGCCAATCCGCTCACCGACGCCATCTGCCGCGAAGGAATTCCATTGGCGGCAAAGTCCCTGCCTCAAGCGTTTCACGATGGAACGAACTCCGTTGCCCGCGCCAACTTGTCCCTGGCGAGTTGGTTTGGCGGTCTGGCCCTGGCGAATGCGGGTCTCGGCGCGGTACACGGTTTGGCGGGACCGATTGGTGGAATGTTTCCCGCACCGCACGGCGCGATCTGCGCCGCGCTCTTGCCGCACGTCATGGCGATGAACATCCGGGCGCTGGAACGAAATGACGCTTCACGAGAACGCTACGATGAAGTGGCGCGTATTCTCACCGGAAACGCCTCCGCTTCCGCGCTTGCGGGAGTAGATTGGGTTGCCGGATTGGTGCGGGACTTGCGAATTCCGGGACTGAGTGCGTATGGGATTTCCCGGCGACATACCGCTGAACTGGTCGCCAAAGCCGCGCAAGCCAGCAGCATGAAGGCGAATCCCGTGGCCTTGAGCGCTGCGGAATTGTCCGCGGTGTTATCCGCCGCGTTATGA
- a CDS encoding lipoate--protein ligase family protein, with protein sequence MTSLDLTLPTPAENLALDEVLLESAETGSGGESLRFWESPTPFVVVGYANKIATEVGAEACATLGVPIFRRCSGGGTVVQGPGCLNYTLVLRIADTGPTRNVTSTNRFVMERNRTALASLIGASGADGSVVQVRGHTDLAIGALKFSGNSQRRRKRFLLFHGTMLYAFDLALVDRLLKFPSQQPDYRDGRAHREFITNLNLPAPTVKQALADVWSATEVMRHPPEIPAELLRKYQSAAWNRKF encoded by the coding sequence ATGACGTCGCTTGATCTCACCCTGCCCACCCCGGCTGAAAATCTGGCGCTCGACGAGGTGTTATTAGAATCAGCGGAAACGGGATCAGGCGGCGAGTCGCTACGCTTTTGGGAATCACCAACGCCTTTCGTGGTGGTCGGCTACGCCAATAAAATTGCCACCGAGGTCGGGGCGGAAGCCTGCGCGACGCTCGGAGTTCCAATATTCCGGCGTTGCTCCGGCGGCGGCACGGTGGTGCAAGGCCCGGGATGTCTTAATTATACTCTCGTCCTCCGAATCGCCGACACCGGACCGACGCGTAATGTCACCAGCACCAACCGATTCGTCATGGAACGCAACCGGACGGCACTGGCCTCATTGATCGGAGCTTCAGGCGCCGACGGCAGCGTGGTGCAAGTTCGCGGTCATACGGATTTGGCGATTGGCGCGTTGAAATTTTCCGGAAATTCGCAACGCCGACGAAAGCGGTTTCTCCTGTTTCACGGCACGATGCTGTACGCGTTCGATCTCGCGTTGGTTGATCGGCTGCTAAAATTTCCATCGCAACAACCTGATTATCGCGACGGACGAGCCCACCGGGAGTTCATCACGAATCTAAACCTGCCGGCGCCAACCGTGAAACAGGCGCTGGCCGACGTGTGGTCGGCGACAGAAGTCATGCGGCATCCGCCGGAAATCCCCGCCGAACTGTTGCGGAAATATCAGTCCGCCGCTTGGAACAGAAAATTTTGA
- a CDS encoding ectonucleotide pyrophosphatase/phosphodiesterase, producing MSKELPENTGLTSWPIRLFLVVALCFPLLQVKAATDRVVVLISVDGLAGFYLDDPQADIPNLRALAAGGARSAAMLASTPTVTWPNHTTLVTGVTPARHGVVGNNYFNRSTGKRVTLIADPVFDKDQIVKVPTIYDVAKANGLVTAALRWPATRNAKTLDWTIPDIGSPQLREKYSTPSLWAECERTGLSVNKAKTADGEPGFTDRMDGTFTQIFNRVLREHRPQLALLHLLNVDHAQHLYGPRSPEAYAAIKGADHCVGLVWEELKRDFPGRAALFVVSDHGFSPIEKIILPNVILKNEAISTQTGTKNPGDVFALAQGGSAFIYIRNEARREALETKLRRVFADTEGVARVIGTDQFAAYGVADPRQDPHAPDLILFAKLGYAFGNTAAGALPFQDKPERRGTHGHDPHLPELHATFVAWGAGIKPGVQLAEISNLDVAPTIASLLGVDFPADGKVLTTVLTN from the coding sequence ATGAGCAAAGAACTTCCCGAGAACACTGGTCTCACTTCCTGGCCCATCCGGTTGTTCCTCGTCGTCGCGTTGTGTTTTCCACTGCTTCAAGTCAAGGCCGCCACGGATCGGGTGGTCGTCCTGATCAGTGTGGACGGTTTGGCTGGTTTCTATCTCGACGATCCGCAGGCTGATATTCCCAACCTCCGCGCGCTGGCCGCGGGTGGCGCGCGTTCCGCCGCCATGCTGGCTTCCACGCCGACGGTGACCTGGCCGAATCATACCACTCTGGTTACCGGGGTGACCCCGGCTCGTCACGGCGTCGTGGGTAACAACTACTTTAATCGCAGCACGGGCAAACGCGTTACTTTGATCGCCGATCCCGTGTTCGATAAGGATCAGATCGTGAAGGTGCCAACAATTTACGATGTAGCCAAGGCGAACGGTTTGGTGACGGCGGCGCTCCGGTGGCCGGCGACTCGGAACGCCAAAACTCTGGACTGGACCATCCCGGACATCGGTTCGCCGCAGTTGCGTGAAAAGTATTCCACCCCTTCGCTCTGGGCCGAATGTGAGCGCACCGGACTTTCGGTGAACAAAGCGAAAACTGCGGATGGCGAACCCGGCTTCACCGACCGGATGGATGGCACTTTCACCCAGATTTTTAATCGCGTCTTGCGCGAACACCGTCCGCAACTGGCCTTGTTACACCTCTTGAATGTGGATCACGCGCAGCACCTTTACGGACCGCGCTCGCCGGAAGCTTACGCCGCCATCAAAGGCGCGGATCACTGCGTTGGTCTGGTATGGGAGGAATTGAAACGAGACTTTCCAGGGCGCGCCGCGTTGTTCGTGGTTTCTGACCATGGCTTTTCACCCATCGAAAAAATTATTTTGCCAAACGTCATTCTGAAAAATGAAGCCATCAGCACGCAGACGGGGACGAAGAATCCGGGTGATGTGTTTGCCTTGGCCCAGGGCGGTTCGGCCTTCATCTACATCCGCAATGAAGCCCGACGTGAAGCACTGGAAACCAAATTGCGCCGCGTCTTTGCGGATACGGAAGGCGTGGCTCGAGTCATCGGCACGGATCAATTTGCCGCCTACGGTGTGGCTGATCCGCGGCAAGACCCTCACGCGCCGGATTTAATTTTATTCGCGAAGTTGGGTTACGCGTTCGGCAATACGGCGGCAGGCGCGTTGCCGTTTCAGGATAAACCGGAACGTCGTGGCACGCACGGTCACGACCCGCACCTGCCCGAACTGCACGCCACGTTCGTCGCGTGGGGCGCGGGCATCAAACCGGGCGTGCAGCTCGCCGAGATTTCCAATCTTGACGTCGCCCCCACGATCGCTAGCTTGCTCGGCGTGGATTTCCCGGCGGATGGCAAAGTTTTGACCACCGTATTAACCAACTGA